A genome region from Cucumis sativus cultivar 9930 chromosome 4, Cucumber_9930_V3, whole genome shotgun sequence includes the following:
- the LOC101215776 gene encoding leucine-rich repeat receptor-like protein kinase TDR, whose translation MKVMNPDYSSFLLFVVVVLLIINTFLLEVVVSVSTPTALPLQLLSLLSLKSTIKDPSSTFHDWDYPTPTFTRADSQDPIWCSWSGIECHRNSAEISSLDLSQRNLSGYIPSEIKYLTSLIHLNLSGNSFVGAFPTAIFELPHLRTLDISHNNFSSIFPPGISKLKFLNVFNAYSNNFTGPLPQDLPHLHFLEWLSLGGSYFSGNIPASYGGLSRLKYLHLGGNVLEGEIPGQLAYLNKLERMEIGYNTLSGGIPSKFPLLLNLKYLDIAEANLSGTLPQDIGNMTNLQNLLLFKNRISGEIPRSLGKLEALEELDLSENELTGTIPSDLYNLKELTDLSLMENDLSGEIPQALGDLPNLVSLRLWNNSFTGPLPQKLGSNGKLLQVDVSSNMFTGSIPPDLCHGNKLFKLILFSNKLEHELPASLANCKSLIRFRIQNNRLNGSIPYGFGLLENLTFADFSNNNFSGEIPADIGNAVRLQYLNISQNAFGTSLPENIWNSTRLEIFSASSSKIIGKIPDFISCRSIYKIELQDNNLNSSIPWTIGHCEKLITLNLGRNSLTGIIPWEISTLPGITAIDLSHNSLTGTIPSNFQNCSTIESFNVSYNMLTGPIPSTGTIFPALHPSSFIGNDGLCGEIVSKPCDTDTLTAGAIEVRPQQPRRTAGAIVWIMAGAFGIGLFILVAGTRCFQANYNRRFGGGEEEIGPWKLTAFQRLNFTAEEVLECLTMTDKILGMGSTGTVYKAEMPGGEIIAVKKLWGKYKENIRRRRGVLAEVDVLGNVRHRNIVRLLGCCSNRECTMLLYEYMPNGNLDDLLHGKNKGENLGADWMTRYKIALGVAQGICYLHHDCDPVIVHRDLKPSNILLDGEMEARVADFGVAKLIQTDESMSVIAGSYGYIAPEYAYTLQVDEKSDIYSYGVVLMEILSGKKSVDSEFGDGNSIVDWVRSKIKIKDGVSQILDKNAGASCVSVREEMIQMLRISLLCTSRNPADRPSMRDVVLMLQEAKPKRKLFGNIIHERNGNCDSSDNIICNRRHGDGDVLLGHKTVDEC comes from the exons ATGAAAGTCATGAACCCAGATTATTCTAGTTTCCTCTTGTTTGTTGTTGTAGTTCTTTTGATTATCAACACTTTTCTTCTTGAGGTTGTTGTTTCTGTAAGTACTCCAACAGCTTTACCACTTCAACTTCTGTCTCTGCTTTCCTTAAAATCCACCATTAAGGACCCATCTTCAACCTTCCATGACTGGGATTATCCTACACCCACTTTCACTAGAGCTGATTCTCAAGACCCAATTTGGTGTTCGTGGTCTGGAATTGAATGTCATCGAAACTCAGCTGAAATCAGTTCCTTGGATTTGTCTCAACGTAATCTCTCTGGCTATATTCCCTCTGAAATCAAGTACTTGACCAGCTTGATCCATTTGAATTTGAGTGGCAACAGCTTTGTTGGGGCTTTCCCCACCGCCATTTTTGAGCTTCCTCACCTTAGAACTTTGGATATCAGTCACAATAATTTCAGCTCCATTTTCCCACCTGGGATTTCCAAGCTCAAGTTCTTGAACGTTTTCAATGCCTACAGTAATAACTTCACCGGTCCGTTACCTCAAGACCTTCCCCATCTCCACTTTCTAGAATGGCTTAGCCTCGGAGGAAGCTACTTCAGTGGAAATATTCCGGCGAGCTATGGCGGTTTATCACGGTTGAAATATTTGCATTTGGGTGGAAATGTTCTTGAGGGGGAAATTCCGGGACAGCTTGCgtatttaaacaaattagagaGAATGGAGATCGGTTACAATACCCTTTCCGGTGGGATTCCGTCGAAATTTCCTTTGCTGTTGAATCTGAAATACTTGGATATTGCCGAAGCGAATCTCTCTGGGACTCTGCCACAAGACATTGGGAACATGACGAACCTTCAGAATCTGCTTCTATTCAAGAATCGAATCAGTGGGGAAATTCCTAGAAGTTTGGGGAAATTAGAAGCGTTGGAAGAGCTTGATTTGTCTGAGAATGAACTTACCGGAACGATTCCGTCGGATTTGTATAATCTGAAGGAATTGACGGACTTGAGTTTGATGGAGAACGATTTGAGTGGGGAAATTCCACAAGCACTTGGCGATCTTCCTAATCTCGTGTCCTTGCGATTATGGAACAATTCGTTCACAGGTCCACTCCCTCAAAAACTCGGCTCCAACGGTAAGTTGCTTCAAGTTGATGTATCGTCAAATATGTTCACCGGTTCGATACCTCCGGATCTCTGCCATGGAAATAAGCTCTTCAAGctcattcttttttccaataaattaGAGCATGAACTTCCCGCGTCTTTAGCCAACTGCAAATCTCTCATTCGCTTTCGAATCCAAAATAACCGCCTCAACGGCTCGATTCCTTACGGTTTCGGCTTGCTAGAGAATCTCACATTCGCCGATTTCAGCAACAATAACTTCTCCGGCGAGATTCCGGCGGATATTGGTAATGCGGTTAGGTTACAGTACTTAAACATTTCACAGAACGCCTTCGGAACTTCCTTACCGGAGAATATCTGGAATTCGACGAGGTTAGAGATTTTCTCAGCAAGTTCTTCAAAAATCATCGGTAAAATCCCGGATTTCATCAGCTGTAGGTCCATCTACAAGATCGAACTCCAGGACAATAACTTAAACAGCAGTATCCCATGGACAATCGGCCACTGCGAGAAATTAATCACTCTGAATTTAGGCCGGAATTCCTTAACCGGCATTATTCCATGGGAGATATCAACGCTACCAGGGATCACCGCCATTGATCTATCTCATAACTCCCTCACAGGCACAATTCCTTCAAATTTCCAAAACTGTAGCACAATCGAAAGCTTCAACGTATCATACAACATGCTCACCGGCCCTATTCCATCAACCGGAACGATCTTCCCTGCATTACACCCATCGTCATTCATCGGCAACGATGGACTCTGCGGAGAGATTGTTTCAAAACCATGCGACACCGACACATTAACCGCCGGCGCAATAGAGGTCCGGCCGCAACAACCACGTAGGACGGCAGGAGCAATAGTTTGGATAATGGCGGGAGCATTCGGAATCGGACTGTTCATATTAGTAGCAGGAACGCGGTGTTTTCAGGCGAATTACAACCGTAGGTTCGGCGGTGGGGAAGAGGAAATCGGACCGTGGAAGTTAACCGCCTTTCAACGGTTGAACTTCACGGCGGAGGAAGTATTGGAATGTTTGACAATGACGGATAAAATACTGGGAATGGGGTCCACAGGGACCGTATATAAGGCGGAGATGCCAGGTGGCGAGATCATAGCGGTGAAGAAATTATGGGGGAAGTACAAAGAGAATATCCGACGGCGGAGAGGGGTTTTGGCTGAAGTGGATGTACTTGGGAACGTGCGGCACAGGAACATAGTGAGATTGTTAGGGTGCTGCAGTAACAGGGAGTGTACTATGTTACTCTACGAGTATATGCCTAATGGTAATTTGGATGATTTACTGCACGGTAAAAACAAGGGTGAAAATTTAGGGGCTGATTGGATGACTCGGTATAAGATTGCTTTGGGTGTTGCACAAGGAATTTGTTATCTTCACCATGACTGTGATCCCGTCATCGTTCACCGCGATTTGAAGCCCAGTAACATTTTATTGGACGGTGAGATGGAAGCCAGAGTCGCGGATTTTGGTGTCGCTAAATTGATCCAGACCGATGAATCTATGTCTGTCATCGCCGGATCCTACGGTTACATTGCACCAG AGTATGCATATACACTTCAAGTGGATGAAAAGAGTGATATTTATAGTTACGGAGTTGTGTTGATGGAAATTTTGAGTGGCAAGAAATCGGTGGACTCAGAATTTGGCGATGGAAATAGTATTGTGGACTGGGTGAGATCcaagattaaaattaaggaTGGAGTCAGTCAAATATTAGATAAGAATGCGGGCGCGTCTTGTGTGTCTGTTAGAGAGGAAATGATACAAATGCTTCGTATTTCATTGCTTTGTACCAGTCGTAACCCTGCTGACCGACCGTCAATGCGCGACGTTGTTTTGATGTTACAAGAGGCTAAACCAAAGAGAAAATTATTCGGGAACATCATCCATGAAAGAAATGGTAACTGTGATAGTagtgataatataatttgcAACCGTCGTCATGGCGATGGTGACGTCCTTTTAGGTCATAAGACGGTAGATGAATgttaa